From Pseudoalteromonas viridis, the proteins below share one genomic window:
- a CDS encoding monovalent cation:proton antiporter family protein, which produces MEGQFTGLIALLLCAVALVWSFKRVGLPPILAYLLTGLLAGSYGFGWINNSHEIQLIAELGIVFLLFSLGLEFSIPKLMAMRSVVFGLGSLQVLVTTVVLAVILKYLGFNWIEALIIASLIALSSTAVVVKELKERGILNIRRGQLAVGVLLFQDIAVVPLLITIPLLSQSDNQVLVGALILALAKGAFVCMLLWAIGKWVLPKVFNEVAMARTDELFVLTTLVVALCAGALTYAFGLSMALGAFLAGMMLGESQFRHQLEAEIRPFRDILMGLFFVTVGTQLDVSYVIQSFIYIVLVLALLIVLKLAIIFLLAQLMGERRKDAFAAGVLLWQMGEFGFVLVALAGKHQLLSAEVASFLIALGVLSMALTPYLISETDRLIKLFGIDSEGRPEPHEQGFIDSSKVKNHVVIFGYARVGQTIARFLRPEAIPYIAVERNPAIVQEAITAGEPVVFGDPTQQEVLKSANVSEARLVIVSLNDFDKAQAVIDAVKRFAPEVKILVRMKDDTHLEALKELGATEVVPESLEASLMMVSHVLYMSGVPMRRILKRVSIERQNRYEYLHGFFTGDSQEMKEYAGADGASYSSDRLEYLHAIALPDDAFAVDKSIAELDLARHKVVVKALRRNGEEISMPDEEITLCASDVLLLKGKPRRVERAEQFLLDGLP; this is translated from the coding sequence CTGGAGGGCCAGTTTACCGGGTTGATAGCCTTATTGCTCTGTGCCGTGGCGCTGGTATGGTCGTTTAAGCGGGTTGGATTGCCGCCTATTCTGGCTTACTTGTTAACCGGCCTGCTGGCGGGCAGCTATGGTTTTGGCTGGATCAACAATAGTCATGAGATCCAACTGATAGCTGAGCTGGGCATTGTGTTTTTATTGTTTAGTCTGGGGTTGGAGTTTTCGATTCCCAAACTGATGGCAATGCGTAGCGTGGTATTTGGGCTCGGTAGCTTACAGGTGCTGGTCACCACCGTTGTGCTGGCGGTGATCTTAAAGTACCTGGGGTTTAACTGGATTGAAGCCCTGATCATTGCCAGCCTGATAGCCTTGTCTTCCACAGCCGTTGTGGTGAAAGAGCTCAAAGAGCGGGGCATTTTGAATATTCGCCGTGGTCAGCTGGCAGTGGGGGTTTTGCTGTTCCAGGACATTGCCGTGGTCCCGCTGCTGATCACCATTCCTTTATTAAGCCAGTCTGATAACCAGGTATTAGTCGGCGCGCTTATTCTTGCGCTCGCCAAAGGCGCGTTTGTCTGTATGCTGTTATGGGCCATTGGCAAATGGGTGTTGCCCAAAGTCTTTAACGAAGTAGCGATGGCTCGCACCGATGAGCTATTTGTACTGACCACTCTGGTGGTAGCGCTGTGTGCCGGGGCGCTGACCTATGCGTTTGGCCTTTCTATGGCGCTGGGCGCATTTCTGGCCGGAATGATGCTCGGCGAGAGCCAGTTCAGGCATCAACTCGAAGCAGAAATACGGCCCTTTCGCGATATTCTGATGGGGCTGTTCTTTGTGACTGTGGGCACACAGCTCGATGTGTCGTATGTGATCCAGTCGTTTATCTATATTGTGCTGGTTCTGGCGCTGCTGATTGTGCTGAAACTGGCCATTATTTTCCTGCTGGCCCAGCTGATGGGCGAGCGCCGTAAAGACGCCTTTGCAGCCGGTGTGTTGCTGTGGCAAATGGGCGAATTTGGCTTTGTACTGGTGGCGCTGGCGGGCAAACACCAGTTGCTCAGTGCCGAGGTAGCCTCGTTCCTGATAGCGCTGGGGGTGTTGTCTATGGCATTAACCCCGTATTTGATCAGCGAAACTGATCGGCTGATCAAGCTGTTTGGTATCGACAGCGAAGGGCGACCAGAGCCACACGAGCAGGGTTTTATAGACTCCAGCAAGGTTAAAAACCACGTGGTGATTTTTGGTTATGCGCGGGTTGGGCAGACCATTGCCCGGTTTTTGCGCCCGGAAGCCATTCCATATATTGCCGTAGAGCGGAACCCAGCCATTGTTCAGGAAGCGATAACCGCCGGAGAGCCGGTAGTATTTGGCGATCCAACCCAGCAGGAAGTGCTCAAATCCGCCAATGTCAGTGAAGCCCGTCTGGTAATCGTATCGCTCAATGACTTCGATAAAGCCCAGGCTGTGATAGACGCCGTGAAGCGCTTTGCCCCTGAGGTAAAAATTCTGGTGCGAATGAAGGACGATACTCACCTGGAGGCACTCAAAGAACTCGGTGCCACAGAGGTTGTGCCAGAGTCACTGGAGGCTAGCCTGATGATGGTATCGCATGTGTTATATATGTCTGGCGTGCCGATGCGGCGGATCCTCAAGCGGGTAAGCATTGAAAGGCAAAACCGCTACGAATATTTGCACGGCTTTTTTACCGGCGACAGCCAGGAAATGAAAGAGTACGCGGGCGCAGACGGTGCCAGCTACAGCTCAGACAGGCTGGAGTATTTGCATGCCATTGCGCTGCCGGACGACGCCTTTGCGGTCGATAAGTCAATTGCAGAGCTGGACCTGGCACGCCATAAAGTGGTGGTAAAAGCACTGCGGCGCAATGGCGAAGAAATCTCTATGCCGGATGAAGAGATCACCTTATGTGCCAGCGATGTTTTGCTTCTTAAGGGCAAACCGCGGCGGGTGGAGCGGGCCGAACAATTTCTGCTGGACGGCCTGCCATAG